A DNA window from Trypanosoma brucei brucei TREU927 chromosome 10, whole genome shotgun sequence contains the following coding sequences:
- a CDS encoding ATP-dependent DEAD/H RNA helicase, putative, with protein sequence MSSGLADFDGDDVRAPVVAAQPHIGVGLGTHSAVALGGFQDFCLKSELANAIRENGFEHPSEVQHQALPQAMLGADILAQAKSGMGKTAVFVFALLEQVEKPTDGQRPFCQAIVIAHARELAYQIEQEFKRFNKYLPHCTTGVFFGGVPEDENIKQLKKEVPAIVVATPGRICSLIERKALDVSRVKWFVVDEFDRCLEDVKMRRDVQTAFLKTPKEKQVMMFSATMTEELRNVAKKFMSNPTEIYVDQRSKLTLHGLAQYYINVTEAQKLRKLCDILDAVEFNQVIIFTSTVERCEALSRQLQALKFPSKAIHSRMEQAERLVVYESCKTNQARIIVATDIFGRGVDIDRINLVVQFDMASDADSYLHRVGRAGRFGTKGLTVAFLTEEEKEIKRENRKYTDQGIMKEVQERFEMQVQELTDIATQLNQSQYMNQ encoded by the coding sequence ATGAGTAGTGGTCTCGCTGACTTTGACGGAGATGATGTGCGGGCGCCAGTTGTGGCTGCGCAACCGCATATTGGTGTTGGTCTCGGAACCCACAGTGCCGTTGCTCTCGGCGGTTTCCAAGATTTTTGTCTCAAAAGTGAACTCGCCAACGCCATTCGAGAAAACGGCTTCGAACATCCCAGTGAAGTGCAGCATCAGGCCCTTCCACAAGCCATGCTCGGTGCAGATATCCTTGCACAGGCAAAGTCTGGTATGGGTAAAACAgccgtgtttgtgtttgctttATTGGAGCAAGTGGAAAAACCAACGGATGGGCAGCGGCCCTTCTGTCAAGCCATCGTCATTGCCCATGCACGCGAGTTGGCATATCAAATTGAGCAGGAGTTCAAGCGTTTCAACAAATACTTGCCGCATTGTACCACTGGTGTCTTCTTTGGGGGCGTCCCTGAAGACGAGAACATAAAACAACTCAAGAAGGAGGTTCCCGCAATAGTGGTGGCCACACCAGGTCGAATTTGTTCCCTCATTGAGCGAAAAGCTCTCGACGTGTCGCGTGTTAAGTggtttgttgttgatgaatTCGATCGCTGCCTAGAGGATGTGAAAATGCGTCGCGATGTGCAGACGGCATTCCTTAAGACACCGAAGGAAAAACAGGTGATGATGTTCTCAGCCACCATGACGGAGGAGCTGCGGAATGTGGCGAAGAAATTTATGTCGAACCCCACTGAAATCTACGTTGACCAGCGTTCCAAGCTTACACTTCACGGGTTGGCGCAATATTACATCAATGTGACGGAGGCACAGAAACTTCGTAAGTTGTGCGACATCCTCGACGCTGTTGAGTTCAATCAAGTCATTATATTCACTTCCACTGTTGAGCGCTGTGAGGCTCTCAGCCGTCAGCTGCAGGCTCTTAAGTTTCCCTCCAAGGCGATTCACTCTCGCATGGAGCAGGCGGAGCGGTTGGTTGTGTATGAGAGCTGCAAAACAAACCAAGCTCGTATCATCGTCGCCACAGACATCTTTGGCCGTGGTGTGGATATTGACCGTATTAATCTTGTTGTACAGTTTGATATGGCGTCTGATGCTGACTCGTACCTTCATCGTGTTGGTCGTGCTGGTCGCTTTGGTACGAAGGGACTTACGGTGGCATTCCTcactgaagaggaaaaggaaattaagcGTGAGAACCGTAAATATACTGACCAGGGTATCATGAAGGAAGTGCAGGAGCGATTTGAGATGCAGGTCCAGGAACTTACTGACATCGCCACACAACTGAACCAGAGCCAGTATATGAACCAATAG
- a CDS encoding 40S ribosomal protein S11 (similar to GB:CAB95532.1: 40S ribosomal protein S11, probable {Trypanosoma brucei}; similar to 40S ribosomal protein S11. (Swiss-Prot:P42756) (Dunaliella tertiolecta)), with product MTSKQENYARTPTVDLTVQHEKAYQRQTAVNENIRTASKKHVNRSGHIRYSKKIGLGFATPKAAINGKYIDRKCPFTSNVSIRGRILRGVVHSTKMRRSIVIRRNYLHFIRKYQRYQKRHRNITVHCSPCFDPKPGDEVVVGQCRPLSKTIRYNVLQVVSKSAADKMGKKFSKN from the coding sequence ATGACGAGCAAGCAGGAGAACTATGCGCGCACGCCCACCGTCGATCTGACGGTGCAGCACGAAAAGGCCTATCAGCGCCAGACGGCCGTCAATGAAAACATTCGCACGGCCTCCAAGAAGCACGTGAACCGCAGTGGGCACATTCGTTACTCCAAGAAGATCGGTCTCGGTTTCGCCACGCCCAAAGCTGCCATCAACGGAAAGTACATTGACCGCAAATGTCCCTTCACAAGCAATGTGTCCATTCGTGGCCGTATCCTCCGTGGCGTAGTGCACTCCACAAAGATGCGCCGTTCCATTGTCATCCGCCGTAACTACCTGCACTTCATCCGTAAGTACCAGCGTTACCAGAAGCGCCACCGCAATATTACCGTCCACTGCAGTCCCTGCTTCGACCCGAAGCCTGGTGATGAGGTGGTGGTTGGACAGTGCCGCCCGTTGAGCAAAACAATCCGCTACAATGTGCTGCAGGTCGTCTCCAAGTCCGCCGCCGATAAAATGGGGAAGAAATTCTCCAAGAATTAG